From a single Accipiter gentilis chromosome 10, bAccGen1.1, whole genome shotgun sequence genomic region:
- the NAT9 gene encoding alpha/beta-tubulin-N-acetyltransferase 9 produces the protein MKINQNTVLQGKRVTLVPYTSAHVPRYHEWMQSEELQRLTASEPLSLEQEYEMQRSWRDDADKCTFIVLDTERWSGQACADEDCMVGDVNLFLTDAEDPTLGEIEIMIAEPSYRGRGFGKEATLMMMSYGVRKLGITKFEAKIGQENEASICMFKKLHFKEVAVNSVFQEVTLRLDVSDQERRWLLEQTDHVEEKSYVELKLPAGVLET, from the exons ATGAAGATTAACCAGAACACTGTGCTGCAAGGAAAGAGGGTGACCCTGGTGCCATACACTTCCGCACATGTGCCCCG GTACCACGAGTGGATGCAGTCAGAGGAGCTGCAGCGCCTGACCGCCTCTGAACCACTCAGCCTGGAGCAGGAGTATGAGATGCAGCGCAGCTGGCGGGACGATGCAGACA agTGCACCTTCATTGTGCTGGACACAGAGCGGTGGTCCGGGCAGGCATGTGCGGATGAGGACTGCATGGTGGGGGATGTGAATCTCTTCCTCACTGATGCTGAGGATCCGACCTTGGGCGAGATTGAAATTATGATTGCAG AGCCCAGCTACCGAGGCAGAGGGTTTGGCAAGGAGGCAACTCTGATGATGATGTCCTATG GAGTGAGAAAGCTGGGGATCACCAAATTTGAGGCTAAGATTGGTCAGGAAAATGAAGCCAGTATCTGCATGTTCAAAAAGCTTCATTTCAAGGAG GTTGCTGTGAACAGCGTTTTCCAAGAGGTGACGTTGAGGCTGGATGTCAGTGACCAAGAGAGACGATGGCTCCTGGAACAGACAGACCACGTGGAGGAGAAGAGCTATGTTGAACTGAAGCTGCCAGCTGGGGTGCTGGAGACTTGA